One stretch of Fictibacillus sp. b24 DNA includes these proteins:
- a CDS encoding LysR family transcriptional regulator, protein MDINQLQAFDQVVRHGSFSKAARMMDISQPAISIRIKNLEEEIGGELFKRGGNKLEITVLGRTFLPFAQQALATLYKGMEQSRLAQEGKGGTLAIGTLPTLATHYFSATLTTLQRKYPNLGIIIHTGHNQELLEMLYEGYVKLCLMTYPFFNAELRSLVHIKEPLVFVTHCNHPLAKKGSLELAELKRAEPYLLVDWSLETKRRQKELIPFHNLEVPPQTALDMIKNGVGVSLLTETMVSSEIEGGELVRLTIKDFPMLYRECALVQLKRDTDISLSQQTFIQTLSDTIRKKYQSCEIKVITTK, encoded by the coding sequence ATGGATATCAATCAATTACAAGCATTTGACCAAGTGGTCCGTCACGGCAGTTTCAGCAAGGCCGCACGAATGATGGATATTTCTCAGCCAGCTATAAGTATACGGATAAAAAATCTTGAAGAAGAAATAGGAGGAGAGCTATTCAAAAGGGGAGGTAACAAGCTCGAAATAACTGTCTTGGGGAGAACCTTTCTGCCTTTTGCCCAGCAGGCACTAGCCACTCTTTATAAAGGAATGGAACAATCCAGACTTGCCCAGGAGGGAAAAGGGGGAACGCTTGCGATTGGAACACTCCCTACACTTGCGACCCATTATTTTTCTGCCACACTTACAACTTTACAGAGAAAGTATCCAAATTTAGGGATCATTATTCATACAGGTCATAACCAGGAACTTTTAGAAATGTTATATGAGGGCTACGTGAAGCTGTGTCTCATGACGTATCCGTTTTTCAACGCTGAATTAAGAAGTCTGGTGCATATAAAAGAACCTTTAGTTTTTGTGACTCACTGTAACCATCCATTAGCGAAAAAGGGAAGTCTGGAGTTAGCAGAATTAAAGCGTGCAGAACCTTACTTACTGGTGGACTGGAGTCTCGAAACAAAAAGAAGACAAAAGGAATTAATCCCATTTCATAATCTTGAAGTGCCTCCACAAACAGCTCTTGACATGATCAAAAACGGAGTAGGCGTATCACTTTTGACTGAAACAATGGTATCTAGTGAAATAGAAGGTGGGGAACTTGTAAGATTAACGATAAAAGACTTTCCTATGCTCTACAGAGAATGCGCATTGGTTCAGTTGAAGAGAGATACAGACATTTCATTATCACAACAGACTTTTATCCAAACACTGAGTGATACCATTCGAAAAAAATACCAAAGCTGTGAGATTAAAGTAATTACTACAAAATAA
- a CDS encoding MFS transporter, with the protein MSVQNVFKFPHLVVLWISQLFSAIGDHLYVVAITWIAIQELGSSAAYVIGSGTFSSLFFGLLGGVYADRWNRFNIMIGTDLLRALFVALIPLIELVSEIHIWHLVLISVAVSGLGTFFNPSLQSSLPSLCKDPRLLQQTNALMDTTHRLARIFGPGLTGVFLLFLPLPHFFSLDSFTFVVSAIALTFIRKSFMKTRYIQSNPSQKRQTPLKDLTQAYHLLHNHKLLVWALISLGLVNLCWGAVYMVGVPLFTEKVLKESVAAFGLIGGAYGVGNIVSLFVVGNIKRNMIYMYIGHLILGVGFIVIASADTLWVALLGAVIAAFGSPMGDILLLTMIQTDFPETHIGKIYSFRALIGGLGLSLGTFLASFFYQLLPISVVMFIFSAIIIGVGLTGIIFLKRINLKPVFHLSK; encoded by the coding sequence TTGTCTGTTCAAAATGTCTTTAAATTTCCTCATCTAGTTGTTTTATGGATCAGTCAGTTGTTTTCAGCGATTGGAGATCATTTGTATGTGGTAGCGATTACGTGGATTGCAATTCAAGAGCTAGGTTCCTCTGCAGCGTATGTAATTGGTTCAGGAACATTTTCTTCTTTATTCTTCGGCTTGTTAGGTGGCGTATATGCTGATCGTTGGAATCGTTTTAATATCATGATTGGGACAGATCTACTTAGAGCTTTATTTGTTGCACTTATTCCCCTTATAGAATTGGTGTCAGAGATTCATATATGGCATCTCGTCCTAATTAGTGTAGCTGTATCTGGTTTAGGTACTTTTTTTAATCCTTCTCTTCAATCAAGCTTACCTTCCCTTTGCAAAGACCCGAGATTATTACAGCAAACAAACGCCTTAATGGATACAACACACCGTTTGGCAAGAATATTCGGGCCAGGTTTAACAGGCGTTTTTCTTTTATTTCTTCCATTGCCGCACTTCTTTTCATTAGATTCTTTTACATTTGTGGTTTCTGCTATTGCTCTAACGTTTATTCGGAAATCATTTATGAAGACTAGGTACATACAAAGCAATCCTTCTCAAAAGAGGCAGACGCCATTGAAAGATCTAACCCAAGCTTACCATTTACTTCATAATCATAAACTTCTTGTATGGGCGTTGATTAGTTTGGGGCTCGTGAACTTGTGCTGGGGTGCCGTTTACATGGTCGGCGTTCCCCTTTTTACTGAAAAAGTCCTAAAAGAAAGTGTAGCTGCTTTTGGACTTATTGGAGGCGCTTATGGTGTAGGTAATATCGTCAGCTTATTTGTTGTAGGCAACATAAAAAGAAACATGATTTATATGTATATCGGGCACCTTATCTTGGGTGTTGGATTTATCGTTATCGCTTCAGCGGATACCCTATGGGTCGCACTTCTCGGAGCTGTTATTGCTGCATTCGGCAGTCCGATGGGAGATATTCTTTTGCTTACAATGATTCAGACAGATTTTCCTGAAACTCATATTGGAAAGATCTATAGCTTCCGGGCTCTAATAGGCGGACTTGGCCTTTCTTTAGGTACGTTCCTGGCAAGCTTCTTCTATCAGCTGTTGCCGATTTCGGTTGTTATGTTTATTTTTTCAGCCATCATAATCGGTGTAGGATTAACAGGAATCATTTTTCTAAAAAGAATCAATCTTAAACCTGTTTTCCATTTAAGTAAATAA
- a CDS encoding MFS transporter, which translates to MNSTAVKVGTASKSKGGFPALLALAISAFGIGTTEFVPVGLLSSLASDLNISITLAGLLISGYAMGVAFGAPVLTALTNKMNRKTLLLLLMVIFIAGNSVAALSSSFTLLLIARFITAFSHGVFFSIGATIAADLVPEHKRASAIAFMFTGLTVATVTGVPLGTFIGQSFGWRATFWAVALLGVVAIIASAILVPKNLKEAPPSSLKDQLKIIKNGRLLLAFSITALGYGGTFVAFTYLAPILEDVTGYAPKAVSWILLGYGIAVAIGNTVGGKAADKNPIKALFWMFVVQAIILVILTFTAPFKIAGTITIFLLGLLAFMNVPGLQVYVVKLAERYVPSAVNVASAINIAAFNLGIAIGAFVGGIIVDSIGIIHTPWIGGVMVFGAVLLTAWSASLEKRAV; encoded by the coding sequence ATGAATTCAACAGCAGTTAAAGTGGGAACCGCGTCGAAATCAAAAGGTGGCTTTCCCGCACTATTAGCATTAGCGATCTCCGCTTTTGGCATCGGGACAACAGAATTTGTACCCGTTGGACTTTTATCATCACTAGCATCTGATTTAAATATATCCATTACGTTAGCTGGTCTGCTTATATCTGGGTATGCCATGGGTGTTGCCTTTGGAGCACCAGTTCTTACCGCTTTAACGAATAAAATGAACAGAAAGACGTTGTTACTTCTGTTAATGGTAATATTTATAGCTGGAAACAGTGTTGCAGCTCTTTCATCAAGTTTCACCTTATTGTTGATCGCACGATTCATTACAGCTTTTTCACATGGCGTATTCTTTTCAATTGGTGCGACAATTGCAGCTGATCTCGTTCCTGAGCATAAGCGTGCTAGTGCAATTGCCTTTATGTTTACTGGTTTAACAGTCGCAACCGTAACAGGTGTGCCTTTAGGGACATTTATCGGACAATCCTTTGGCTGGAGAGCTACATTCTGGGCAGTTGCATTATTAGGTGTAGTTGCAATCATCGCAAGTGCCATCTTAGTTCCAAAGAATTTGAAAGAAGCACCGCCTTCTAGTCTAAAAGATCAATTGAAGATTATCAAAAACGGACGTCTATTATTGGCTTTTTCAATTACAGCTCTAGGATATGGTGGAACATTTGTAGCTTTTACGTATCTCGCACCTATATTAGAAGATGTAACTGGCTACGCGCCTAAAGCAGTTAGCTGGATTCTCTTAGGATACGGAATTGCGGTTGCCATCGGTAATACCGTTGGAGGAAAAGCCGCAGATAAAAATCCGATCAAAGCATTGTTCTGGATGTTCGTTGTTCAAGCAATCATTCTTGTTATATTAACGTTCACAGCCCCATTTAAAATAGCTGGGACCATTACGATTTTCTTGTTAGGATTATTAGCATTTATGAATGTTCCAGGTCTACAAGTTTATGTTGTGAAACTTGCCGAAAGATATGTACCGTCTGCGGTAAATGTTGCATCTGCCATCAATATCGCTGCGTTTAACTTAGGTATCGCGATTGGTGCATTTGTTGGAGGTATCATTGTGGATTCAATCGGTATCATTCATACACCGTGGATTGGCGGAGTTATGGTATTCGGCGCAGTACTTTTAACAGCATGGAGTGCTTCGCTTGAAAAAAGAGCAGTATAA
- a CDS encoding winged helix-turn-helix transcriptional regulator: MKKYNIPVEAALEVIGGKWKVVILCHLIKDKRRTGELKRLMPGITQKMLTQQLRELEEDGVILREVYNQVPPRVEYSLTDYGWSLKGILDSLCAWGEQHIEKTYPNKEEVLVQTEELEQV, translated from the coding sequence ATGAAAAAATACAACATACCTGTGGAAGCTGCACTTGAAGTAATCGGCGGAAAGTGGAAAGTGGTGATTTTATGCCACCTTATTAAAGACAAGCGAAGAACCGGTGAATTAAAAAGATTGATGCCCGGAATCACTCAAAAAATGTTAACACAGCAGCTTCGCGAGCTGGAAGAAGACGGCGTAATCCTTCGCGAAGTATATAATCAAGTACCTCCGCGTGTTGAATATTCTCTAACCGATTATGGTTGGTCACTTAAAGGGATTTTAGACTCACTTTGCGCCTGGGGCGAGCAGCATATTGAGAAGACTTACCCAAATAAAGAAGAAGTTTTGGTTCAGACTGAAGAACTAGAACAGGTATAG
- a CDS encoding flavin monoamine oxidase family protein, with translation MNMNRLSDEDMLNAIKNGLQKTLSPQRIIIVGAGMAGLVAASLLKNAGHDVILLESTHRVGGRINTVRAPFTHGNYFEAGAMRIPEMHKLVLAYINKFNLTTNEFINSNPHDLLFVNGIRTTNSAYEKNPDILSFPVLESEKGKTAEQLIQYAVQPISDFIEQDPDKNWPIVIQNFQQYSLDNYLRNNPFGRSLSLSAIDSIKVLLSLEGLPELSFLEVLRDILIIFKPEIKYYEITGGYDLLPRAFLRDLRHHIYFGKKLTRIVQDQSKVKLYTESPQTLHRFSFEADKVLLTLPFSVLNFVQIEPFNSLSYFKRKAIRELHYVPSIKIGLEFKHRFWEKNGLTGGKTVTDLATRFTHFPSRSRQDTSSGVVIGSYTWEDDTFPWRSSSNEMKIKETLKYLAQFHGEQVYQHFVTGSSHDWSTDPNAGGCFTMYKPYQELELYEPIKTPEGRLHFAGEHTTLKHGWVEGAVESGIRAAFEMNGG, from the coding sequence ATGAACATGAACCGTCTATCAGATGAAGATATGCTGAATGCTATTAAGAACGGTTTACAGAAGACCCTCTCTCCTCAAAGAATTATTATTGTAGGAGCAGGTATGGCAGGTCTTGTCGCAGCTTCCCTTTTAAAAAATGCAGGCCACGATGTTATCCTTTTAGAATCTACTCATCGAGTCGGAGGGCGCATTAATACAGTCAGAGCCCCATTTACCCACGGAAATTATTTTGAAGCAGGTGCTATGCGCATTCCTGAAATGCACAAACTCGTATTGGCATATATCAATAAATTTAACCTGACTACAAATGAATTTATAAACAGCAATCCTCATGACCTTCTTTTTGTAAATGGCATTCGTACAACTAATAGCGCATACGAGAAAAATCCTGATATTCTCAGTTTTCCTGTTTTGGAAAGTGAAAAAGGCAAAACCGCAGAACAGCTTATCCAATATGCTGTCCAGCCCATTTCGGATTTCATTGAACAAGATCCGGATAAAAACTGGCCGATCGTCATTCAAAATTTTCAGCAGTATTCACTAGACAATTATTTGCGGAATAATCCGTTTGGAAGGTCGTTATCTCTTAGTGCTATTGATAGCATCAAAGTTCTGTTATCCCTTGAAGGCCTTCCAGAACTTTCTTTTTTAGAGGTGCTGCGTGACATACTCATTATCTTTAAACCCGAGATTAAATATTATGAAATTACAGGCGGGTACGATCTTTTGCCTAGAGCTTTTCTGAGGGATTTACGGCATCACATATACTTTGGTAAAAAATTAACGAGAATTGTGCAGGATCAGTCGAAAGTGAAACTATACACAGAAAGTCCTCAAACGTTGCATCGTTTCTCTTTTGAAGCCGACAAAGTGTTACTAACCCTCCCTTTTTCCGTATTAAATTTTGTTCAAATTGAACCTTTTAACTCTCTTTCCTATTTCAAACGAAAAGCAATACGAGAACTTCATTACGTCCCTTCTATTAAAATTGGGCTCGAGTTTAAACATCGATTTTGGGAAAAAAACGGACTGACAGGCGGTAAAACGGTTACAGATCTAGCGACACGCTTCACCCATTTTCCAAGCCGAAGCAGACAAGATACATCCTCAGGCGTGGTAATAGGAAGTTATACGTGGGAAGATGATACGTTCCCTTGGAGAAGCTCATCGAACGAGATGAAGATTAAAGAAACGCTAAAATATCTCGCACAATTTCACGGTGAACAAGTTTATCAGCATTTTGTTACGGGCTCTAGCCATGATTGGTCTACCGATCCGAATGCTGGAGGCTGTTTTACGATGTATAAACCCTACCAGGAGTTAGAGTTATATGAACCGATTAAAACGCCTGAAGGAAGATTGCATTTTGCGGGTGAACATACAACCCTAAAGCATGGTTGGGTTGAAGGCGCGGTAGAGTCAGGAATACGGGCAGCGTTTGAGATGAATGGAGGCTGA
- a CDS encoding DinB family protein, which translates to MTEAYKYADYYKTYVKLVPEGDIAQILGDQMRETVGIVSLLSEERCEYRYEAGKWSIKEVIGHVVDTERIMSYRLLSIARGEKVSLPGYDENAYVEIADFDSSSMKTLLENFVAVRQATIQLIKSLSEESLTRTGTANGHEVSVSALMMIIAGHELHHRNIILERYVAKN; encoded by the coding sequence ATGACAGAAGCATACAAATACGCGGATTATTACAAAACGTATGTGAAGCTAGTGCCAGAAGGGGACATTGCTCAAATACTTGGTGATCAAATGCGTGAAACGGTTGGAATAGTAAGCTTGTTGAGTGAAGAAAGATGTGAATATCGATATGAAGCGGGCAAGTGGAGTATAAAAGAGGTGATAGGTCATGTAGTGGATACAGAAAGAATCATGAGCTACAGACTGCTGTCCATTGCGCGGGGCGAAAAGGTTTCACTGCCTGGATATGATGAAAATGCCTATGTGGAGATAGCGGATTTTGATAGCAGTTCAATGAAAACTTTGTTAGAAAACTTTGTTGCCGTTCGCCAAGCAACGATTCAACTGATCAAAAGTTTGAGTGAAGAGTCTTTAACGAGAACTGGAACAGCAAATGGTCATGAAGTTTCAGTTTCAGCGCTTATGATGATTATTGCAGGGCATGAACTGCACCATCGAAATATCATTTTGGAGCGATATGTCGCCAAAAATTAA
- a CDS encoding SulP family inorganic anion transporter — protein sequence MDLQTIKKEWLGNIRGDVLAGLVVGLALIPEAIAFSIIAGVDPMVGLYASFCIAVVIAFLGGRPGMISAATGAMALVMVTLVAEHGLQYLLAATVLTGVIQILIGVLKLGKYMKFVPRSVMVGFVNALAILIFTAQLPHFVGESWVMYAMVAGALAIIYLLPRVTKAVPSPLIAIIVITIIAVMSGSTVRTVGDMGELTQALPMFLIPDIPLTFETLQIIFPYSFALALVGLLESLLTAQIVDDMTDTGSDKNREAKGQGIANIVAGFFGGMAGCAMIGQSVINVKSGGRGRLSTFVAGAFLMILIILLNDLLSMIPMAALVGVMIMVSIGTFDWSSLTKLHVMPKSDAAVMIVTVVTVVLTHDLSKGVLAGVILSALFFAAKISKVEIESTLQNNSKTYIVKGQLFFASVTDFVSHFDFSENVEHVVIDLSQSHLWDDSAVGAIDKVVLKYRQNDVDVEITGLNNDSSALVKKLAVHDKADSKVTAH from the coding sequence TTGGATTTACAGACAATTAAAAAAGAGTGGCTCGGGAACATTCGCGGAGATGTTCTTGCTGGACTTGTAGTAGGACTGGCGCTTATTCCAGAAGCCATTGCGTTCTCCATCATTGCAGGTGTAGACCCGATGGTAGGATTATATGCGTCATTTTGTATTGCCGTTGTAATTGCTTTTTTAGGCGGCAGGCCCGGGATGATTTCAGCCGCAACAGGAGCGATGGCACTAGTAATGGTTACCCTTGTCGCCGAACACGGTTTGCAATATTTATTAGCTGCAACCGTACTGACGGGTGTTATTCAAATTTTGATCGGTGTATTAAAGCTCGGTAAGTATATGAAATTTGTTCCTCGCTCCGTAATGGTTGGATTTGTGAATGCCTTAGCCATTTTGATTTTCACAGCACAACTTCCTCACTTTGTGGGAGAATCTTGGGTGATGTATGCGATGGTAGCTGGTGCTTTAGCGATCATCTATTTATTACCAAGAGTGACGAAGGCTGTTCCTTCTCCATTAATTGCTATTATTGTGATTACGATTATTGCGGTTATGTCTGGTTCCACTGTACGAACTGTTGGAGATATGGGTGAATTAACGCAAGCTCTACCAATGTTCTTAATCCCTGACATTCCGTTAACGTTTGAGACATTACAAATTATTTTCCCTTATTCATTTGCTCTAGCTCTTGTTGGTTTATTGGAATCCTTACTGACCGCTCAAATCGTTGATGATATGACTGATACAGGTAGTGATAAGAACCGTGAAGCTAAAGGTCAAGGGATTGCTAACATCGTTGCTGGTTTCTTCGGCGGTATGGCTGGTTGTGCGATGATCGGACAATCCGTTATCAACGTTAAATCTGGCGGACGCGGAAGACTTTCTACATTTGTAGCTGGTGCATTCCTGATGATACTTATCATCCTCCTTAACGACTTGCTATCTATGATTCCGATGGCTGCACTAGTCGGGGTTATGATAATGGTCTCGATTGGTACATTTGATTGGTCTTCCCTGACAAAACTGCATGTGATGCCTAAGTCAGATGCTGCAGTTATGATTGTTACGGTTGTGACGGTTGTTTTAACTCACGATCTATCAAAAGGTGTTTTAGCTGGTGTTATTTTAAGTGCTCTGTTCTTTGCAGCTAAAATCTCAAAAGTTGAGATTGAATCGACGCTTCAAAACAACAGCAAAACCTACATCGTTAAAGGACAATTGTTCTTTGCATCCGTAACAGACTTTGTTTCGCACTTTGATTTTTCAGAAAATGTGGAGCATGTTGTGATTGATTTATCACAGTCTCACCTTTGGGATGATTCTGCGGTTGGTGCTATCGATAAAGTTGTACTAAAGTATCGCCAGAACGATGTTGACGTTGAGATAACTGGACTTAATAATGATAGTTCAGCACTAGTAAAAAAATTAGCTGTGCATGATAAAGCAGATTCTAAGGTGACAGCTCATTAA
- a CDS encoding LysM peptidoglycan-binding domain-containing protein — MYKFTLIIAALFASLCHSKQADGAEPVSVGTVSASKTAAFTSSELHSPIVTTLVRGEEFPILKRKEAIDSELIHTVATGDTLYLVAKQYGVSVNQMKRANRIIGSRLYVGQRLIIPIDLVNHQIKKKDSLWKIARTYNVSIDRLIKNNDLDAVVLQPGTELKIPEGFYQVQLLGGKTGWVQQSAVKESKLNRFNLGWKYNGKQDSYQKQLHIDGLDVVSPRWYTLSYENLISLNEDDNYAVSAAKAGKHVWPLFGNRFDPELTDFILSDAENRQKVITALKKSLVKTKSQGINVDFENIDPKNKKDYVTFIQELKKELSPNGIEVSVDVSRENDDPFWSGSLDRAGLGKAADYIVLMGYDEHWGSSPKAGSVASLPWTDEGIKLLLREVPAHKILLGVPFYTREWITDKSGKVRSVDRTITETEKLIHEKGLTKKWDQSTSQNYVEFMENGEKHQIWVEDETSMKLRYDLVKKYHLRGTAAWYVGGGPEGIWDVLK; from the coding sequence TTGTATAAATTCACTTTAATTATTGCAGCATTATTTGCAAGTCTCTGTCATTCTAAACAGGCAGACGGAGCTGAACCCGTTTCAGTTGGTACGGTTTCAGCGTCAAAAACGGCTGCTTTCACGTCATCAGAATTACATTCACCGATCGTAACAACGTTGGTACGAGGTGAAGAATTTCCTATCCTAAAGAGGAAAGAGGCAATAGATTCAGAGCTTATTCATACGGTTGCAACAGGGGATACGCTTTATCTAGTTGCCAAGCAGTATGGAGTAAGTGTGAACCAAATGAAAAGAGCTAATAGGATTATTGGTTCACGGCTATATGTAGGTCAGCGTCTAATCATACCGATTGATTTAGTTAATCATCAGATAAAAAAGAAAGATTCACTGTGGAAAATCGCAAGGACGTATAACGTTTCTATAGATCGTCTTATTAAGAATAACGATTTAGATGCTGTTGTACTTCAGCCAGGAACTGAATTAAAAATTCCTGAAGGATTTTATCAGGTGCAGCTATTAGGCGGCAAAACTGGCTGGGTTCAGCAATCAGCTGTTAAAGAGAGTAAGCTGAATCGTTTCAATCTTGGCTGGAAGTATAATGGTAAGCAAGATTCGTATCAAAAACAACTCCACATCGATGGGTTAGATGTGGTATCACCTAGGTGGTATACACTGAGTTATGAGAACTTAATCAGCTTAAATGAGGATGACAATTATGCAGTTTCTGCTGCTAAAGCAGGAAAACATGTATGGCCTCTATTTGGTAACAGGTTTGATCCAGAGCTTACCGACTTTATTCTTTCTGACGCCGAAAACCGCCAGAAGGTTATTACTGCATTAAAAAAATCTTTAGTGAAAACAAAGAGTCAAGGAATTAATGTGGATTTTGAAAACATTGATCCTAAGAATAAGAAGGATTATGTTACTTTTATTCAGGAATTAAAAAAGGAACTTAGTCCAAATGGAATTGAAGTCTCAGTAGATGTTAGCCGAGAAAATGATGATCCGTTCTGGTCAGGCAGCCTGGATCGGGCAGGGCTAGGTAAAGCAGCGGATTATATCGTGTTGATGGGCTATGACGAACATTGGGGAAGTTCTCCAAAAGCAGGTTCGGTTGCATCCCTTCCTTGGACAGATGAAGGGATTAAGTTGCTGTTGCGCGAAGTGCCTGCACATAAGATTCTTCTTGGCGTCCCTTTTTACACGAGAGAATGGATCACAGACAAAAGTGGAAAAGTCAGAAGTGTAGATAGAACCATCACGGAAACAGAAAAGTTGATTCACGAAAAGGGATTAACAAAAAAGTGGGATCAAAGCACATCGCAAAACTATGTAGAGTTTATGGAAAATGGCGAGAAACATCAGATTTGGGTTGAAGACGAAACTTCAATGAAGCTTCGTTATGACCTTGTGAAGAAGTATCATTTGCGTGGAACTGCAGCCTGGTATGTTGGCGGTGGACCAGAGGGAATCTGGGATGTGTTGAAATAG
- a CDS encoding GTP cyclohydrolase II: MIQSKNVKEKVLSILEDKIQIIKKDEGAIYLVGPIRLPVNLYGETVVFNWYCWLEGCEQTDNFEEVIDKLSSANLAEYQQSSVLVYGDFEYNEEALIRMHSICHTGDIFGSKRCDCGYQLKQSMKMIVEHGTGALFYLANHEGRGIGLFSKAMAYLLQENGQDTVEANESLGFVDDSRNYEDAIEVLKALRSKPVTLITNNPKKLEALHNAGLSVSARAPIWGDVSEYNEKYLQTKINRSGHLDEGVFTNE; encoded by the coding sequence ATGATACAAAGCAAAAACGTAAAGGAAAAAGTTCTTTCCATCCTTGAAGATAAAATACAAATTATAAAAAAAGACGAAGGCGCAATCTATCTAGTAGGGCCTATCCGACTGCCTGTTAATTTATATGGAGAAACTGTTGTGTTCAACTGGTATTGCTGGCTAGAAGGCTGTGAACAAACGGATAACTTTGAAGAAGTGATCGACAAGCTCTCTTCGGCAAATTTGGCTGAATATCAGCAGTCCAGCGTTTTAGTTTATGGAGACTTTGAATACAACGAAGAAGCGCTCATTCGCATGCACTCGATCTGTCACACCGGAGATATTTTTGGCAGCAAGCGATGTGACTGTGGCTATCAACTAAAACAGTCCATGAAAATGATCGTAGAACACGGAACTGGAGCCCTCTTTTATTTAGCAAACCATGAAGGCCGCGGTATTGGTCTATTTAGTAAGGCTATGGCTTATCTTCTGCAGGAAAATGGACAAGACACAGTGGAAGCCAATGAAAGTCTTGGATTTGTGGACGATTCCCGTAACTATGAAGATGCTATTGAAGTACTGAAGGCCTTACGTTCAAAGCCGGTAACTCTCATTACCAACAATCCGAAAAAATTAGAAGCGCTTCATAATGCTGGACTCTCAGTTTCTGCAAGAGCTCCGATTTGGGGGGATGTTTCTGAATACAACGAGAAATACTTACAAACGAAGATCAACCGATCTGGTCATTTAGACGAAGGAGTATTCACGAATGAGTAG
- the ribD gene encoding bifunctional diaminohydroxyphosphoribosylaminopyrimidine deaminase/5-amino-6-(5-phosphoribosylamino)uracil reductase RibD, giving the protein MSSHEFYMKLALNNAQAMKGQTDPNPLVGSVIVNHNEIVGVGTHLKAGEPHAEIHALRMAGEKAKGGTIYVTLEPCSHHGRTGPCAAAVVEAGIKKVVIAALDPNPLVSGKGVQILKDSGIEVETGVLQEESEKMNEVFNKFIVKKIPFVTLKSGITLDGKIASHTNNSKWITSPEARLDVHRLRNENQAILVGVNTVIHDDPELTTRIPNGRNPIRVIMDSTLKIPLDSKVVTDRQAETWVFTSENYDAQKKLQLEAYGVKVFVSGEDRVSPMQVLKILGDNLISSLLIEGGGTINAAFLEDKLVDKAVFYIAPKLIGGQSSPSFFGGTGIEKMADAIQLQNMTVTQIGPDFKFTSYPKYE; this is encoded by the coding sequence ATGAGTAGCCATGAATTTTATATGAAGCTTGCCCTAAACAATGCTCAGGCGATGAAAGGACAAACAGACCCAAACCCGTTAGTTGGATCTGTTATTGTTAATCATAATGAGATCGTCGGTGTCGGTACGCACCTTAAAGCTGGCGAACCTCATGCTGAAATTCACGCCCTTCGAATGGCTGGTGAAAAAGCGAAAGGCGGAACGATCTATGTTACACTAGAGCCCTGCTCCCATCATGGCAGAACTGGGCCATGTGCTGCAGCAGTCGTTGAAGCCGGAATTAAGAAAGTGGTCATTGCTGCACTCGATCCTAACCCTCTCGTTTCAGGCAAAGGCGTTCAGATCTTAAAAGATTCTGGAATTGAAGTGGAGACAGGCGTTCTTCAAGAGGAATCAGAAAAGATGAATGAAGTGTTCAACAAATTTATCGTTAAAAAAATTCCATTTGTAACGTTGAAGTCAGGTATTACACTCGATGGAAAAATCGCGAGTCATACAAATAACAGCAAGTGGATTACGTCACCTGAAGCTCGCTTGGATGTGCACAGGCTTAGAAACGAAAATCAGGCTATACTTGTTGGAGTAAATACCGTAATACATGATGATCCTGAGCTTACTACAAGAATTCCGAACGGACGTAACCCTATACGGGTTATTATGGATTCAACACTTAAAATTCCGTTGGATTCAAAAGTTGTAACTGACCGTCAAGCAGAAACATGGGTTTTCACTTCAGAAAATTACGATGCACAAAAAAAACTACAGCTTGAAGCTTATGGTGTAAAAGTATTTGTTTCAGGTGAGGATCGTGTAAGTCCAATGCAGGTTTTGAAAATTCTAGGTGACAACCTAATTTCTTCACTCTTAATTGAGGGCGGTGGAACCATCAATGCTGCTTTTCTAGAAGACAAGCTCGTTGATAAAGCTGTATTCTACATCGCACCCAAGTTAATCGGCGGCCAAAGTTCCCCTTCGTTTTTCGGTGGTACAGGAATTGAAAAGATGGCGGATGCCATTCAGCTGCAAAATATGACGGTAACACAAATAGGACCAGACTTTAAGTTCACCAGTTATCCTAAATACGAATAA